A window of the Streptomyces sp. JB150 genome harbors these coding sequences:
- a CDS encoding EAL domain-containing protein, with the protein MATIDSEPGPLDGPVSSGPRRSLPLLPAQRLMAAHVALVAVATVVYMTVPATRTPLWAVIGLAGAAAVVAGVRLNRPAHPWPWWVLAAGLVTFVSGDTYDNVMEEYFHASNPFPSPADACYLATYPLFATGLSGLVRYRWAGRDLPSLLDALIFTAALALPVWVCLMQPLTEVDGLTWQQRAISIAYPLGDVLVLALLARLLTPHPVHGGGGRSVRLLVVGTVTLLGFDIAHGLLQLNGLWQTSTHTDSGWIIFYTAWGLAALHPSMVRLTAAVPHRGSLLPPRRRLVLLAAATLIAPAVLLDEGLRGTAHDAPVIAVFSALLFLLVILRLAGMVVAHHRAVARELALRRAAVSLVSAVRREEVAGSCEAAVDTLLGPTVRHRTLLLSAEHAAPRDPNRTRLLPYADLDPDIAARLGGDLAGMPAVLVSPMTPPVSGELPGVLLVAAAARRLTETWRSLDILAFQAGLAMEAQVIQTLSRPFALGEQTVTGRPHHPVRQSVRGAVSASVGVATARDSTDEEELLRHADLALYAAKSAGKRQWRRFRPMLQSRMVRGHDLQSRLAQAVAGEEFALRYQPVVDITAGDVVGFEALVRWPRFPLRSRSRAGRAAKR; encoded by the coding sequence ATGGCTACGATCGATAGCGAACCGGGCCCCCTCGACGGCCCGGTCTCCTCGGGGCCGAGGAGGAGCCTGCCCTTGCTGCCGGCCCAGCGGCTGATGGCCGCTCATGTGGCGCTGGTCGCGGTCGCCACCGTCGTCTACATGACGGTTCCCGCGACCCGCACCCCGCTGTGGGCCGTGATCGGTCTCGCGGGCGCCGCCGCCGTCGTCGCGGGCGTACGGCTCAACCGGCCCGCCCATCCGTGGCCGTGGTGGGTGCTGGCGGCCGGCCTGGTCACGTTCGTCAGCGGCGACACGTACGACAACGTCATGGAGGAGTACTTCCACGCCTCCAACCCGTTCCCGTCGCCCGCGGACGCCTGCTATCTCGCCACCTACCCGCTGTTCGCGACCGGCCTGTCCGGGCTGGTCCGCTACCGCTGGGCGGGCCGCGACCTGCCCAGCCTGCTGGACGCGCTGATCTTCACCGCGGCGCTCGCGCTGCCGGTGTGGGTGTGCCTGATGCAGCCGCTGACCGAAGTGGACGGCCTGACCTGGCAGCAGCGCGCCATCAGCATCGCCTACCCGCTCGGCGACGTGCTGGTCCTCGCCCTGCTCGCCCGGTTGCTGACACCGCATCCGGTGCACGGCGGCGGCGGCCGGTCGGTGCGGCTGCTGGTCGTCGGCACGGTGACACTGCTCGGCTTCGACATCGCCCACGGCCTGCTCCAGCTCAACGGACTGTGGCAGACGAGCACGCACACCGACTCCGGCTGGATCATCTTCTACACGGCGTGGGGACTGGCCGCGCTGCACCCGTCCATGGTCCGGCTGACCGCCGCGGTCCCGCATCGCGGTTCCCTGCTGCCGCCGCGCCGCCGCCTGGTGCTGCTGGCCGCGGCCACGCTGATCGCCCCGGCGGTCCTGCTGGACGAGGGGCTGCGCGGCACCGCCCACGACGCCCCGGTGATCGCCGTGTTCTCGGCGCTGCTGTTCCTGCTGGTGATCCTGCGGCTGGCCGGGATGGTGGTGGCCCACCACAGGGCCGTCGCCCGGGAACTGGCGCTGCGCCGGGCCGCCGTCTCGCTGGTGTCGGCGGTCCGCCGGGAGGAGGTGGCGGGCTCCTGCGAGGCCGCCGTGGACACCCTGCTGGGGCCGACGGTCCGGCACCGCACCCTGCTGCTGTCCGCCGAGCACGCCGCCCCACGGGACCCGAACCGCACCCGGCTGCTGCCGTACGCGGACCTCGATCCGGACATCGCCGCCCGGCTCGGCGGCGACCTCGCCGGCATGCCCGCCGTCCTGGTCTCCCCGATGACCCCGCCCGTGTCCGGCGAGCTGCCCGGTGTGCTGCTCGTGGCGGCTGCGGCCCGCCGGCTCACCGAGACCTGGCGGTCGCTGGACATCCTCGCCTTCCAGGCGGGCCTCGCCATGGAGGCGCAGGTGATCCAGACGCTGTCCCGGCCGTTCGCGCTCGGCGAGCAGACCGTGACAGGACGACCACACCATCCGGTACGCCAGTCCGTCCGCGGCGCGGTCTCCGCCAGTGTCGGTGTGGCCACCGCCCGGGACAGCACCGACGAGGAGGAGCTGCTGCGCCACGCCGACCTCGCGCTGTACGCGGCGAAGTCGGCCGGGAAACGCCAGTGGCGCCGGTTCCGGCCGATGCTCCAGTCCCGGATGGTGCGGGGGCACGATCTGCAGAGCCGGCTCGCGCAGGCGGTCGCCGGCGAGGAGTTCGCGCTGCGCTACCAGCCGGTCGTGGACATCACCGCGGGTGACGTCGTCGGCTTCGAGGCGCTGGTGCGCTGGCCGCGCTTCCCGCTGCGGTCCCGCAGCCGCGCGGGCCGGGCGGCGAAGAGGTGA